One stretch of Rathayibacter festucae DSM 15932 DNA includes these proteins:
- a CDS encoding carbohydrate ABC transporter permease, translating to MFELRTVRSRIGVQLLATVIVLPFLFALVAMVQGSLAGAGWGNYGKVFATGVVPTYFRNTIIVAVSTVAIVYVLTMLAAFGFAKLRIRGKEVWFWLLIAALTMPEAVLLTPLFVTASTLDVYNQLIAVILPLAALQVPFTVLLARSFFAGIPTELMDAGRVDGASIVKVFWYIVLPLTRPIAGAIVVLTLINSWNAFLLPLLMLNDPDKQVVTLLPSFFTSQYTNDQTGVLAASVITAVPVIVAYLLLQRSFERGLAAGALK from the coding sequence GTGTTCGAACTCCGCACGGTCCGCTCGCGCATCGGCGTGCAGCTGCTCGCGACCGTCATCGTCCTCCCGTTCCTCTTCGCGCTCGTCGCGATGGTGCAGGGCTCGCTGGCCGGCGCCGGCTGGGGCAACTACGGCAAGGTCTTCGCGACCGGCGTCGTCCCCACCTACTTCCGGAACACGATCATCGTCGCGGTCTCGACCGTCGCGATCGTCTACGTCCTCACGATGCTGGCGGCCTTCGGCTTCGCCAAGCTCCGCATCCGCGGCAAGGAGGTGTGGTTCTGGCTGCTGATCGCGGCGCTGACCATGCCGGAGGCGGTGCTGCTGACGCCGCTGTTCGTCACGGCGTCGACGCTCGACGTCTACAACCAGCTGATCGCGGTGATCCTGCCGCTGGCCGCGCTGCAGGTGCCGTTCACGGTCCTGCTGGCCCGGAGCTTCTTCGCCGGGATCCCGACCGAGCTGATGGACGCCGGCCGCGTCGACGGGGCGAGCATCGTCAAGGTCTTCTGGTACATCGTCCTGCCGCTGACCCGGCCGATCGCCGGCGCGATCGTGGTGCTCACGCTGATCAACAGCTGGAACGCGTTCCTGCTGCCGCTGCTGATGCTGAACGACCCGGACAAGCAGGTGGTGACCCTGCTGCCCTCGTTCTTCACCAGTCAGTACACCAACGACCAGACGGGGGTCCTGGCCGCCTCGGTGATCACGGCGGTCCCGGTGATCGTCGCGTACCTGCTGCTGCAGCGCTCCTTCGAGCGCGGCCTGGCCGCCGGGGCGCTCAAGTGA